The Lycium ferocissimum isolate CSIRO_LF1 chromosome 10, AGI_CSIRO_Lferr_CH_V1, whole genome shotgun sequence genome window below encodes:
- the LOC132033775 gene encoding FCS-Like Zinc finger 5-like — protein sequence MLLGKRTRPPMKRTTSMTEFSLDLNLNPDPSSAISNNYNNLPFDPHNPFTPIPVPSNTNQQLDQQRLLTTSKTIPTRNRRKSADFVETASFLKACFLCKRHLIPGRDIYMYRGDSAFCSLECRQQQMNLDEKKEKCSLVVSRKDFKNSTAIVGGKGSDVSATSETVAAV from the exons ATGTTGCTAGGGAAGAGGACAAGGCCACCCATGAAGAGAACAACAAGCATGACAGAATTCAGCTTAGATCTCAACCTCAACCCTGACCCTTCTTCTGCTATTtctaataattataataatctTCCCTTTGATCCTCACAACCCCTTCACACCCATCCCAGTACCCTCAAACACCAACCAGCAGCTAGATCAACAACGTTTATTAACCACATCTAAAACTATACCCACCAGAAACCGCCGAAAATCTGCTGATTTTGTAGAAACTGCCAGTTTTTTGAAAGCTTGCTTCCTCTGTAAACGTCACTTGATCCCTGGTCGCGATATCTACATGTACAG GGGAGATAGTGCTTTTTGCAGCCTAGAGTGTAGACAGCAGCAAATGAATCTAGacgagaaaaaggaaaagtgtTCTTTGGTTGTGTCTAGGAAGGACTTCAAGAACTCCACCGCCATAGTCGGCGGAAAGGGATCTGATGTCTCCGCCACAAGCGAGACCGTCGCTGCCGTTTAG